Proteins co-encoded in one Halococcoides cellulosivorans genomic window:
- a CDS encoding translation initiation factor IF-5A → MPRQQTQVRELDEGSYVNVDDTPCKITSYSTAKPGKHGSAKARIDAKGVFDGQKRSLSQPVDAKVWVPIIERKQGQVVNVENDEVQIMDLDTYDTFVMRDPEDVDLEPDDQIEFLDYEGQRKIV, encoded by the coding sequence ATGCCGAGACAGCAGACTCAAGTCCGTGAACTCGACGAGGGAAGTTACGTCAACGTCGACGACACTCCCTGCAAGATCACGTCCTACAGCACGGCGAAGCCGGGCAAACACGGCAGTGCGAAAGCCCGCATCGACGCGAAAGGCGTCTTCGACGGGCAAAAGCGCAGTCTCTCTCAGCCCGTCGACGCGAAGGTCTGGGTCCCGATCATCGAACGCAAACAGGGCCAGGTCGTCAACGTCGAGAACGACGAGGTCCAGATCATGGACCTCGACACCTACGACACGTTCGTCATGCGCGACCCCGAGGACGTGGACCTCGAACCCGACGACCAGATCGAGTTCCTCGACTACGAGGGCCAGCGCAAGATCGTGTGA